The Rhodovastum atsumiense genome segment CGTCCATCACACCGATCTTCGATGCCGAACGTTTCGGCATCAAGGTGGTCGCATCGCCGCGCCATGCCGACATCCTGCTGTTCACCGGTGCGGTGACGCGGGCCATGCGGATGCCGGCGCTGCGTGCCTTCGAAGCGGCGCCGGATCCGAAGATCGTCGTCTCCTACGGCGCCTGTGGCTGCACGGGCGGCATCTTCCACGATCTCTACTGCGTCTGGGGTGGCACGGATCAGATCGTGCCGGTCGACGTCTACATCCCCGGCTGTCCCCCCACGCCTGGCGCCACCATCTACGGCTTTGCCGTGGCGCTGGGCCTGCTCGGCCAGAAGCTGAAGGCCAGCACGCATGTCGAAGGCGAGGACGAGCGGGTCGGGATTTCCCATCCGATGATCCCGTACAACCTGCGCGTCCATGTGGAGCGCGAGGCACGCCGCATGGCCGGATACCGCCAGGGCCGTGACATCGCCGAGCGCTTCCTCGGCATGCTGGAAGGCCCTGGGGTGGCGCCGCTCAACGACCGGATCGGGCAGTTCGTGGCGAGTGAAAGCGATCCGCGTACTGCCGAGATCTTTGCCCGTCTCGGCGAAGTGCTGATCGAAGGGCCCGGCGCAGTGTCATGACAGGGGAAATCGTCTTCTACCGTCTCAATGCCAAGATCCTTGAGCGCGAGGAAGACGTGCCGAAGGATGCCCGGGAGGTGGTCTACTATTCGCTTGCGATCGGCCACCATGTCGGCGTGTTCGACTGCTTCAAGCCGGTGCTGCGCTGCTCGGACGATCTCTACGATCGGCTGGTGGCTGCGCTGCCCGAGGGAGAGGCACGGCGCAAGCTCGATGGCTTGCGCCGGTTCGGTGAGATCATGATCGACAAGACCCATACCAGACTGCTCGGCGAGGCGATCGAGCAGGTGCGGCCCGGCCTGGATGCCGAGGTGGCGGCCTGGTTCAAAGAGCTGGAAATCTCGCTCGCGGCAATCGAGCAGGAGCCTGTCATCTACCTGATGGGACGCCGGAAATGACACGGGGGCTGGTGCTGACCGTCGGCAACAGCCTGATGGGGGATGACGGTGCGGGACCGCTGCTGGCCGAGTTGCTCGAAGCGGAACCAGCAGAAGGCTGGTCGGTGATCGACGGCGGCGCGACGCCGGAAAACGTCATGCATGCCGTGCGTGCCGAGGCACCCGAGCGGGTGTTGCTGGTCGATGCCGCGGATATGCAACTGGAACCCGGTGCGGTTCGCCGCATCGGGGAAGGTGATGTTGCCAGGCAATTCCTGATCAACACGCACGCGATCCCGCTCGACGTGCTGATCGCTTCGATCAGGGAGACAGTACCCCACGTGACCTTCGTCGGCATTCAGCCGGTGCGGGTGACGTTCTTTGGTGAAATGACGCCGGCCGTCAGGGCCGCGGTCGAGGATCTGCATCGCAGACTCGTCGCGGGCGACGAGCCGGACGAGTGGCCCGCCGTTACCTAAGTGAGGTCGGCGGAGCAAAGGTAAGACAACAAGAAATGAGTTTCCAGATTTCCCCGGCAGTGTGAACAGCGGCACTGCCGTTGGTGAGGAGGCTAGTAATGGCTGAAAGTGATGGGGCCAAAAAGTCCGAGGTATTCGGCTCGGACGCCTATTCGCCGGCCCAGATCCAGGACAAAGTCGAAAAGCTCGGTATCACCAAGGCGCGCATGCCTTTCCTGCCCGAGTTCATGCTGGCGGCCGTTGCCGGCGGTTCGATCGGCCTGGGTGGCATGTTCTTCTCGATTGTGCTTGCGGACCCGACGCTCGGCTTCGCGATCCAACGCGTCCTGGGCGGGTTCTTATTCTCGCTTGGACTGGCGCTGGTGATGATCGGCGGCGCCGAGCTTTTCACCGGAAATTGCCTGATCGTGATGGCCTGGTGGAATGGCCAGATCAAGACGTCAGAGGTGATCCGCAACTGGATCATCGTCTGGCTGGGTAACCTGGTCGGTGCGCTCGGTCTCGTTTTCCTGCTCTACATGTCGCATTTCGCCGATCTCAACAACGGCGGCACCGGTACTGCGTTGCTGAAGCTCGCGGCCAGCAAGATCGCGCCTGATGAAGTGACGATCTTCTTCAAAGGCATCATGTGCAACCTGCTGGTCTGCCTGGGCGTGTGGCTTGCCTATGCCGGCCGCTCGGTGGCCGACAAGATGGCCGGCATGGTGCTGCCGGTGGCCTGCTTCGTCGCCGCCGGGTTCGAGCACTGCATTGCCAACATGTTCTTCCTGCCCATGGCCTGGCTGCTGGCGGTAACCGGCCATGTTCCGGCCGGGTTCGATGCCTCCACCATCACGCTGGCCGGCATCGTCCACAACATCATCCCGGCGACGCTGGGTAACATCGTCGGCGGCGCGGGCTTCGTTGGCTTCGTCTACTGGATCATCTACCGCAAGGGCCTCGGCGGTCTGACGCCGC includes the following:
- a CDS encoding NADH-quinone oxidoreductase subunit B family protein; the encoded protein is MKIDTPADIQRMKSSLMSDIRRSAYVYRVDCGGCNGCEIEIFASITPIFDAERFGIKVVASPRHADILLFTGAVTRAMRMPALRAFEAAPDPKIVVSYGACGCTGGIFHDLYCVWGGTDQIVPVDVYIPGCPPTPGATIYGFAVALGLLGQKLKASTHVEGEDERVGISHPMIPYNLRVHVEREARRMAGYRQGRDIAERFLGMLEGPGVAPLNDRIGQFVASESDPRTAEIFARLGEVLIEGPGAVS
- a CDS encoding formate hydrogenlyase maturation HycH family protein; amino-acid sequence: MTGEIVFYRLNAKILEREEDVPKDAREVVYYSLAIGHHVGVFDCFKPVLRCSDDLYDRLVAALPEGEARRKLDGLRRFGEIMIDKTHTRLLGEAIEQVRPGLDAEVAAWFKELEISLAAIEQEPVIYLMGRRK
- the hycI gene encoding hydrogenase maturation peptidase HycI; the encoded protein is MTRGLVLTVGNSLMGDDGAGPLLAELLEAEPAEGWSVIDGGATPENVMHAVRAEAPERVLLVDAADMQLEPGAVRRIGEGDVARQFLINTHAIPLDVLIASIRETVPHVTFVGIQPVRVTFFGEMTPAVRAAVEDLHRRLVAGDEPDEWPAVT
- a CDS encoding formate/nitrite transporter family protein, with translation MAESDGAKKSEVFGSDAYSPAQIQDKVEKLGITKARMPFLPEFMLAAVAGGSIGLGGMFFSIVLADPTLGFAIQRVLGGFLFSLGLALVMIGGAELFTGNCLIVMAWWNGQIKTSEVIRNWIIVWLGNLVGALGLVFLLYMSHFADLNNGGTGTALLKLAASKIAPDEVTIFFKGIMCNLLVCLGVWLAYAGRSVADKMAGMVLPVACFVAAGFEHCIANMFFLPMAWLLAVTGHVPAGFDASTITLAGIVHNIIPATLGNIVGGAGFVGFVYWIIYRKGLGGLTPLPPRPGKAAIVAGE